A single region of the Fimbriimonadaceae bacterium genome encodes:
- a CDS encoding NADH-quinone oxidoreductase subunit H: MTEWLLQQNDIVKALIRAALIVVPILTLVPGLIWWERRLLSWMQDRIGPNRVATFTFSQKFPIAGLRGKKLRIFGLLQPIADGVKLFFKEDITPASIDKMIYFIAPALALFPAFAIGATMPWGPNLAWTPVADVNIGILYMLAISSLGVYGVVLAGYASNNKYSLLGGLRASAQLISYELAMGMSLAAIVVVTGSLKMTEMVTAQQGPWLGLVAWFQNWNLFTPTGFIAGIIFLICMVAETNRAPFDLPEAENELIAGYHTEYSSMKFAVFFMGEYATMMIFSGIFAVVFLGGYNLPINVAAVTEFATVAAPLIFMVKVAAVFSIFIWLRATLPRLRYDQLMNLGWKSLLPLAVANFIIAAVYVLVSEVYSPAAGAFSWIASFVLLYILWSALKAAGSKSLNKQLGKRTVTLVNPSAGGVPEIAEPAVSPGT; this comes from the coding sequence ATGACCGAATGGCTGCTGCAGCAAAACGATATCGTTAAGGCACTAATACGGGCCGCCCTGATCGTCGTTCCAATCCTAACACTTGTTCCAGGATTGATCTGGTGGGAACGTCGACTCCTTAGCTGGATGCAGGACCGGATCGGTCCAAACCGCGTCGCAACCTTTACCTTTTCGCAGAAATTCCCCATCGCTGGTCTACGCGGCAAGAAGCTCCGCATTTTTGGACTCCTGCAACCCATCGCCGACGGCGTCAAGCTCTTCTTTAAAGAGGACATCACCCCCGCGTCGATCGACAAGATGATCTATTTCATCGCTCCGGCCCTGGCGCTGTTCCCGGCCTTTGCCATCGGCGCGACCATGCCGTGGGGGCCAAATTTAGCCTGGACTCCGGTCGCCGACGTCAACATCGGCATCCTTTACATGCTCGCCATCAGTTCACTCGGCGTGTATGGTGTCGTCCTCGCCGGATATGCCTCAAACAACAAGTATTCGCTTCTCGGCGGATTGCGCGCCTCAGCCCAGCTCATCAGCTATGAACTCGCGATGGGCATGTCGCTCGCCGCAATAGTGGTCGTAACTGGCTCGCTCAAGATGACCGAAATGGTGACCGCCCAGCAAGGCCCATGGCTCGGCCTTGTCGCGTGGTTTCAAAACTGGAACTTGTTCACACCCACCGGATTTATCGCCGGAATCATCTTCCTCATCTGCATGGTCGCCGAGACAAACCGCGCACCGTTCGATCTTCCCGAAGCAGAAAACGAACTCATCGCGGGCTATCACACCGAATACAGCTCGATGAAGTTCGCCGTCTTCTTCATGGGCGAATACGCCACGATGATGATCTTCTCCGGCATCTTCGCGGTCGTTTTCCTTGGCGGATACAATCTGCCTATCAACGTAGCAGCCGTGACTGAATTTGCAACGGTAGCAGCGCCACTGATCTTCATGGTTAAGGTCGCTGCCGTCTTCTCCATCTTCATCTGGCTGCGCGCAACGCTCCCACGCCTGCGCTACGACCAGCTCATGAATCTCGGATGGAAGTCGCTCCTGCCGCTTGCCGTTGCAAACTTTATCATCGCTGCGGTTTACGTTCTCGTTTCCGAGGTTTACAGCCCGGCAGCAGGCGCGTTCTCGTGGATTGCATCGTTCGTTCTGCTCTACATTCTCTGGTCAGCGCTCAAAGCCGCCGGATCAAAGTCGCTGAACAAGCAGCTTGGAAAACGCACCGTCACGCTCGTCAATCCGTCTGCGGGGGGAGTGCCGGAGATCGCAGAACCTGCCGTCTCTCCGGGGACCTAA
- a CDS encoding NADH-quinone oxidoreductase subunit J, translating into MDTSLLIFGALAGVAALSAVGVVAFGSPVRSALCLVVNFFTLAFLYFKLNAELLGIVQILVYTGAIMVLFLFVVMLLHLGGPAALMESRDIKRVFGATLGVALFAVLVSQVILPLRLVTTGSAPEGFGAPPAMGRALFTEYAWPFEVASILLLIGVVGSILLAKRKI; encoded by the coding sequence GTGGATACCTCGTTATTGATCTTTGGAGCCTTGGCTGGAGTCGCAGCGCTCTCGGCTGTCGGCGTCGTTGCGTTCGGCAGTCCCGTGCGCTCGGCGTTGTGCTTGGTCGTGAACTTCTTCACGCTCGCGTTCCTGTACTTCAAGCTGAATGCGGAGTTGCTCGGCATCGTCCAGATTCTCGTCTACACCGGCGCGATCATGGTGCTGTTCCTCTTCGTCGTCATGTTGTTGCATCTGGGAGGGCCAGCGGCGTTGATGGAGTCCCGTGATATAAAACGTGTCTTTGGCGCGACTCTGGGCGTAGCCCTATTTGCGGTTCTCGTAAGCCAAGTCATCCTTCCCTTGCGCTTAGTCACAACCGGCTCTGCTCCCGAAGGTTTCGGCGCTCCACCAGCGATGGGAAGAGCGCTGTTTACGGAGTACGCTTGGCCTTTTGAAGTCGCCAGCATCCTGCTCCTGATAGGCGTCGTCGGCTCGATCCTGCTGGCAAAGAGGAAAATCTAA
- the nuoK gene encoding NADH-quinone oxidoreductase subunit NuoK: protein MNQLFPYLVLGAFMFCTGVVGVIIRRNPIVIFMCIELMLNAVNLTFLAFARYHPAATTEEASLRTAMDGQMMVIFVMAVAAAEVAVGLGIIMAIFRLRNEVDIDDMNLLRG, encoded by the coding sequence ATGAATCAGCTTTTCCCCTATCTCGTCCTCGGAGCATTCATGTTTTGTACCGGGGTCGTCGGCGTTATCATCCGCCGAAACCCGATTGTGATCTTCATGTGCATTGAGCTCATGCTCAACGCCGTGAACCTCACCTTCCTCGCTTTCGCCCGATACCATCCTGCAGCGACGACCGAAGAAGCGTCGCTTCGAACCGCGATGGACGGGCAGATGATGGTGATCTTCGTCATGGCTGTCGCCGCTGCCGAAGTTGCTGTCGGCCTGGGAATTATCATGGCTATTTTCCGTCTGCGTAACGAAGTGGACATCGACGATATGAACTTGTTGAGAGGCTAA
- the nuoL gene encoding NADH-quinone oxidoreductase subunit L, translated as MGGTADLIKLVILLPLIGFFVQAFVGKAVVNKLGAAKGKRFMGGLAVLFVAVPFVLGAIITAALAKMGHVERSVVVQGFDWINIAGLNIPFEFIVDPLSMTMVLVITGIGALIHLYATGYMAEEKDYTRFFTYLNLFIVAMLLLVCGNNLVLMFIGWEGVGLCSYLLIGFWYKDIANAKAANKAFIVNRIGDWGFMLGMFGLIALLAGNASALGTEDQRWLSYDVIFPAIIDILRQNPGWATIIALLLFVGAMGKSAQFPLYFWLPDAMAGPTPVSALIHAATMVTAGVVMLNRMHPIFEMSTVAMGVVACIGAFTALFAALVAFGQTDIKKVLAYSTVSQLGFMFVACGVGAFWVGMFHVITHAFFKALLFLGSGAVIHAMAHEQDMRKYGNLLKYIKITSWTMIIGWLAIAGFPLLSGFWSKEAILGNALGNSVAYFGDTNVGIIAGWILLIVAVLTAAYMTRLTFLTFGFPGVSNEERWRAIPAHAEHHDDHAHDHHEEHAHDHGPDVHGFFFTDEERAAHPEEHEHHHALDKDHNPHEVPPSMWIPLAVLAVLSIGGGWILHNNHLLQHWLYPEGLSTLSPEVVGGHPGGWVGNWLMVMGIGAGFAGIIYGFIVYRKGLPKRENEEKDWDDFRTQAGNQFGYDKFVMEAGTEGGATVASWFYKAFDKGFIDGIVHGLAFISTQIGRGLRMFQTGYARMYALMMLAGAVGLLVYFALIAQRLSGGGN; from the coding sequence ATGGGTGGAACAGCAGATCTAATCAAATTAGTCATTCTTTTGCCCCTCATCGGCTTCTTCGTCCAGGCATTTGTCGGCAAAGCTGTGGTCAATAAGCTCGGCGCCGCCAAGGGCAAAAGGTTCATGGGCGGTCTGGCCGTGCTCTTCGTTGCGGTTCCGTTCGTGCTTGGTGCCATCATCACCGCTGCCCTGGCTAAGATGGGACACGTTGAGCGGTCTGTCGTTGTCCAAGGCTTCGACTGGATCAACATAGCCGGGCTCAACATCCCCTTCGAATTCATCGTCGATCCTCTGTCCATGACGATGGTCCTCGTCATCACCGGCATCGGCGCGCTCATCCACCTCTACGCCACCGGATATATGGCAGAGGAAAAGGACTACACCCGATTTTTCACCTATCTGAACCTGTTTATCGTCGCGATGCTCCTCTTGGTCTGCGGCAATAACCTGGTTTTGATGTTTATCGGCTGGGAAGGCGTCGGCCTCTGCTCCTACCTTCTCATCGGCTTTTGGTACAAGGACATCGCCAACGCCAAAGCCGCCAACAAAGCCTTCATCGTCAACCGAATCGGTGACTGGGGCTTCATGCTCGGCATGTTTGGCCTCATCGCTCTGCTCGCCGGCAACGCCTCCGCACTCGGCACCGAGGACCAACGCTGGCTCAGCTACGACGTGATCTTCCCCGCCATCATCGACATCCTTCGGCAGAACCCTGGCTGGGCAACGATCATCGCACTGCTGCTGTTCGTCGGTGCGATGGGCAAATCTGCACAGTTCCCGCTCTATTTCTGGCTTCCCGACGCGATGGCAGGCCCCACGCCCGTCTCCGCACTTATCCACGCCGCCACCATGGTCACCGCTGGTGTTGTCATGCTGAACCGCATGCACCCCATCTTCGAGATGTCCACGGTCGCGATGGGTGTTGTCGCATGCATCGGCGCATTCACGGCGTTGTTTGCGGCCCTTGTCGCATTCGGGCAAACCGACATCAAAAAAGTCCTCGCCTACTCCACCGTCTCCCAACTTGGCTTCATGTTCGTTGCCTGCGGAGTCGGTGCGTTTTGGGTAGGAATGTTCCACGTCATCACCCACGCCTTCTTCAAGGCCCTGCTCTTCCTTGGCTCCGGTGCGGTCATCCACGCCATGGCCCACGAGCAGGACATGCGCAAGTATGGCAACCTCCTCAAGTACATCAAGATCACGTCCTGGACCATGATCATTGGCTGGCTGGCGATCGCCGGATTCCCGCTCCTATCGGGCTTCTGGTCCAAAGAAGCGATCCTCGGCAACGCCCTCGGCAACAGCGTCGCCTACTTCGGAGACACAAACGTCGGCATCATCGCGGGATGGATTCTCCTCATCGTCGCTGTCCTCACAGCGGCTTACATGACAAGGCTAACGTTCCTAACATTCGGCTTCCCCGGGGTTTCAAACGAGGAGCGCTGGCGGGCGATACCAGCCCATGCTGAGCATCACGACGACCACGCGCATGATCACCACGAGGAGCATGCCCACGATCACGGCCCTGATGTTCACGGCTTCTTCTTCACCGACGAAGAGCGAGCAGCCCACCCCGAAGAGCACGAACACCATCATGCCCTGGACAAGGACCATAACCCACACGAGGTCCCGCCAAGCATGTGGATACCGCTCGCCGTCCTCGCTGTCCTCTCAATCGGCGGCGGCTGGATTCTCCACAACAACCACCTGCTCCAACACTGGCTCTACCCAGAAGGCTTAAGCACGCTCTCCCCCGAGGTCGTTGGCGGCCACCCGGGCGGATGGGTTGGGAATTGGCTGATGGTGATGGGTATCGGCGCTGGATTCGCCGGAATCATATACGGTTTCATCGTCTACCGCAAGGGACTGCCCAAGCGGGAGAACGAAGAGAAAGATTGGGACGACTTCCGCACCCAAGCCGGAAACCAATTTGGTTACGACAAATTCGTCATGGAAGCAGGAACAGAAGGCGGTGCAACCGTCGCAAGCTGGTTCTACAAAGCGTTCGATAAGGGCTTTATCGACGGCATCGTCCACGGACTTGCCTTCATCAGCACCCAGATCGGACGTGGTCTTAGGATGTTCCAAACAGGCTATGCAAGGATGTACGCATTGATGATGCTCGCCGGAGCGGTTGGACTTCTTGTCTACTTCGCCCTGATCGCCCAAAGGCTTAGCGGAGGTGGCAACTAA
- a CDS encoding NADH-quinone oxidoreductase subunit M gives MEPTGFGIISIVTFLPLLGALLLGFLPKEQLKGIRYVALGASILTFILSLLMYAKFTGGTYHFQMVEFMPWIEKAGIHYRMGVDGISIWLIMLSTFLSIIAIWFSFYVDKRVKEYMIILLVLETAMLGVFVSLDLILFYVFFEASLIPMWLLISIWGGEKRIYAGLKFFLFTFAGSIFMLIGMITMAWLQQKTTGTWSFNIIDIQSNVANGSLWTGALQLQSWIFWAFAIAFLVKCPAFPLHTWLPDAHTEAPTAGSVILAGVLLKMGTYGMLRFVLPFFPDVIQTYVPWLMALAVIGIIYGAVVAAVQPDVKRLVAYSSVAHMGFVLLGIFSLTHSGMMGGAMQQLNHGISTGALFLLVGLIYERRHTRLFKDYGGLKAQMPIYAAIFLIVMLSSVGLPGMNGFVGEFLAMVGAFEAGVNNLFGLNIWYVVIAGAGVILAAVYLLVMYQKMFYGPNNNPENKRLKDLKPWEIAMCATLILFIFWGGLKPNTFLKPMEASIGAARMMAINPEGQRPTWNDLTMEIDSKGNLARVEERTAADIELKEPTFREIIAPGNIHHPFNPTKPEADDVAALTTAVGEGH, from the coding sequence ATGGAACCCACCGGCTTCGGGATCATCAGCATCGTCACGTTCCTTCCCCTACTCGGAGCTTTGCTGCTCGGGTTCTTGCCAAAAGAGCAACTCAAGGGGATCCGGTACGTCGCGCTCGGGGCATCGATCCTGACCTTCATCCTTTCGCTTTTAATGTACGCCAAATTCACCGGCGGAACCTACCACTTCCAAATGGTCGAGTTCATGCCGTGGATCGAAAAAGCGGGCATCCATTACCGAATGGGCGTGGACGGTATCAGCATCTGGCTGATCATGCTCTCCACATTCTTGAGCATCATCGCCATCTGGTTTAGCTTCTACGTCGATAAACGAGTCAAGGAGTACATGATCATCCTTCTTGTGCTCGAAACCGCCATGCTCGGCGTCTTCGTGTCACTCGACCTGATCCTGTTCTATGTCTTCTTTGAAGCGTCCCTCATCCCAATGTGGCTGCTCATCAGCATCTGGGGAGGGGAAAAGCGCATCTACGCCGGACTCAAGTTCTTCCTGTTCACCTTCGCCGGGTCCATATTCATGCTCATCGGCATGATCACCATGGCGTGGCTTCAGCAGAAAACCACCGGCACCTGGTCGTTCAACATTATCGACATCCAAAGCAACGTCGCCAACGGCTCACTATGGACCGGCGCGCTCCAACTGCAAAGCTGGATCTTCTGGGCCTTCGCCATCGCGTTCTTGGTCAAGTGTCCGGCGTTCCCACTCCATACCTGGCTGCCCGACGCCCACACCGAAGCCCCGACCGCTGGCTCCGTCATCCTTGCTGGCGTGCTCCTAAAAATGGGCACCTACGGGATGCTCCGATTCGTCCTGCCATTCTTCCCCGACGTCATCCAAACCTACGTGCCCTGGCTCATGGCCCTTGCCGTCATCGGCATCATTTATGGGGCCGTCGTAGCCGCCGTACAGCCCGACGTCAAACGGCTGGTCGCCTACTCATCGGTCGCCCACATGGGATTCGTCCTGCTCGGCATCTTCTCGCTCACCCACAGCGGCATGATGGGCGGAGCCATGCAGCAGCTCAATCACGGCATCAGCACCGGCGCGCTCTTCCTTCTCGTCGGCCTCATCTACGAGCGAAGACACACCCGACTGTTCAAGGACTACGGCGGCCTCAAAGCCCAAATGCCGATCTACGCCGCGATCTTCCTGATCGTCATGCTCAGTTCGGTCGGACTCCCCGGCATGAACGGATTCGTTGGCGAGTTCCTTGCCATGGTCGGCGCATTTGAAGCTGGCGTAAACAACCTCTTTGGCCTCAACATCTGGTACGTCGTCATCGCCGGAGCCGGTGTCATCCTCGCTGCGGTCTACCTGCTGGTCATGTACCAAAAGATGTTCTACGGGCCAAACAACAACCCCGAAAACAAGCGCCTGAAAGACCTCAAGCCATGGGAAATCGCCATGTGCGCAACACTCATTCTGTTCATCTTCTGGGGCGGCCTCAAGCCAAACACCTTCCTCAAACCTATGGAGGCAAGTATCGGCGCCGCCCGAATGATGGCGATCAACCCCGAAGGGCAACGCCCAACCTGGAATGATCTCACGATGGAGATCGACTCCAAGGGCAACCTCGCCCGGGTCGAAGAGAGAACCGCCGCCGATATCGAACTCAAAGAGCCAACTTTCCGAGAGATCATCGCTCCCGGAAACATCCATCATCCCTTTAACCCGACCAAACCGGAAGCCGATGATGTAGCCGCTCTCACAACTGCCGTAGGGGAGGGCCATTGA
- a CDS encoding NADH-quinone oxidoreductase subunit N produces the protein MLETLYKPPTIDWQTMLPVFIVMGTGIVALIIEMLRPKHNNNAIVAASLIGLTVAGYFVCQQFGSDQIETFGATVVRDQFGLAIQLLLIISTGIAILFSDGYLREKRISFGEFYPLVLWSISGAMIMASTKNLLMIFLGIEVLSIALYVLAGLSRKETKSEESALKYFLLGAFASAFLLYGIAFVYGATGTLHLDTIANGLATSQGTDGLLIFGLGLILIGLGFKAAFVPFHQWTPDVYQGAPTNVTAFMAAGSKIAAIAVLYRVLDAFGGFQAFWLPALFWIAIATMTVGNLVALVQRDVKRILAYSSIAHAGYLLVAILAHAKAPDKVGFTTTVYYLLAYSFMTIGAFAVVSITARKGQEGTRLTDLNGLYRKSPLLGAAMLIFMASLIGIPPAAGFFGKWQIFQDAVAADLVALAIVLAVNSVISIAYYLSIVKAVLIDEGEGDGPPIGKVNGGLRAATIICLAGVIVAGMLLDPISKFLGGESGGIKEPPIIRTEQPSPVALSGIRL, from the coding sequence ATGCTTGAGACTCTTTATAAGCCACCGACAATCGACTGGCAGACCATGCTCCCGGTCTTCATCGTCATGGGTACGGGCATCGTCGCCCTCATCATCGAGATGCTGCGCCCGAAGCACAACAACAACGCTATCGTTGCCGCAAGCCTCATTGGCCTCACCGTGGCGGGCTACTTCGTGTGCCAACAGTTCGGCTCCGATCAGATAGAGACGTTCGGCGCAACCGTCGTCCGCGATCAGTTTGGGCTCGCCATACAGCTGCTTCTCATCATCTCAACCGGCATCGCCATCCTCTTTAGCGATGGCTACCTCCGTGAGAAACGCATATCCTTTGGCGAGTTCTATCCTCTCGTGCTCTGGTCCATCTCCGGCGCGATGATCATGGCGAGCACCAAGAACCTGCTGATGATCTTCCTCGGCATTGAGGTCCTCAGCATCGCCCTGTACGTCCTCGCCGGACTTAGCAGGAAAGAAACGAAGTCAGAGGAATCGGCCCTCAAGTACTTCCTTCTCGGAGCCTTTGCCAGCGCATTCCTACTCTACGGTATTGCCTTCGTCTACGGAGCCACCGGCACCCTTCACCTCGATACCATCGCCAACGGCTTGGCCACCTCGCAAGGAACCGACGGCCTGCTGATCTTTGGCCTTGGCCTCATCCTCATTGGCCTCGGCTTCAAGGCCGCCTTCGTGCCGTTCCACCAATGGACACCCGACGTCTATCAAGGCGCACCCACAAATGTCACCGCCTTCATGGCCGCTGGCTCCAAAATCGCCGCGATCGCCGTTCTCTACCGCGTGCTCGACGCCTTCGGTGGCTTCCAAGCTTTCTGGCTTCCGGCCCTCTTCTGGATCGCCATCGCAACGATGACCGTCGGAAACCTGGTCGCCCTCGTGCAGCGAGATGTCAAACGCATCCTTGCTTACTCCAGCATCGCCCACGCCGGATACCTGCTCGTCGCAATCCTGGCCCACGCCAAAGCCCCCGATAAGGTTGGCTTCACAACTACCGTCTATTACCTCCTAGCCTACAGCTTCATGACCATCGGAGCCTTTGCCGTTGTCTCAATCACCGCCCGCAAAGGTCAGGAAGGCACACGCTTAACAGACCTTAACGGCCTCTACCGAAAGTCCCCACTGCTCGGTGCCGCCATGCTCATCTTCATGGCATCGCTAATCGGCATTCCCCCCGCTGCCGGATTCTTTGGCAAGTGGCAAATCTTCCAAGACGCTGTGGCCGCCGACCTTGTCGCGCTTGCCATCGTGCTCGCTGTGAACTCGGTCATCAGCATCGCCTACTATCTCAGCATCGTCAAGGCTGTCCTCATCGACGAAGGGGAGGGAGACGGCCCGCCCATCGGCAAAGTCAACGGCGGGCTCCGCGCCGCCACCATCATCTGCCTCGCTGGCGTCATCGTCGCCGGAATGCTGCTTGATCCCATTTCAAAATTCTTGGGCGGAGAGTCGGGCGGCATCAAAGAGCCCCCCATCATCCGAACGGAGCAACCCAGCCCCGTCGCCCTATCCGGTATCCGCTTATGA
- a CDS encoding sugar phosphate isomerase/epimerase: MSINIGVSMWSYVRPFQAGNFDIPAFIHEAQRAGAEGVELLDFFYQNEGIDEKCAAALAALEETGLPCPIFSVAQNFAKLAESDRHKELQKIVFGVDEALKFGSGVVRVFAGDVAEGITFDQARAWIVQGLAEASKYAASHNIKLALENHGTLAGRSDQVRGLIDDVRQMSGVDALGANPDTGNFQLVCQPSHEAIKDVAPYANMVHFKDFMKAPVTHEGWAYTDLNGQKFLGTAVGEGDVNLAQCIQELKDAGYNGWLSVEYEGEEDPFQAVPRSIANARKFL; encoded by the coding sequence ATGAGCATCAACATCGGCGTGAGTATGTGGAGTTACGTCCGCCCATTCCAGGCGGGCAATTTCGACATTCCTGCATTCATCCATGAGGCTCAGAGAGCTGGGGCCGAAGGAGTAGAACTCCTCGACTTCTTCTACCAAAACGAAGGCATCGACGAAAAGTGCGCCGCCGCTCTTGCCGCGCTCGAAGAAACTGGGCTCCCCTGCCCGATCTTCTCCGTCGCCCAAAACTTCGCCAAGCTCGCCGAAAGCGACCGCCACAAGGAGCTCCAAAAGATCGTCTTTGGCGTCGACGAGGCGTTGAAATTCGGCTCCGGCGTCGTTCGCGTCTTTGCCGGAGACGTTGCCGAAGGGATCACCTTTGACCAAGCTCGTGCCTGGATCGTCCAAGGCCTCGCCGAAGCTTCAAAGTACGCTGCCAGTCACAATATCAAACTCGCTCTTGAAAATCACGGAACCCTGGCTGGACGAAGCGATCAAGTGCGCGGGCTCATCGACGACGTTCGTCAAATGTCTGGCGTAGACGCCCTCGGCGCAAACCCCGACACCGGCAACTTCCAACTCGTGTGCCAACCCAGCCACGAAGCCATCAAAGACGTCGCCCCCTACGCAAACATGGTCCACTTCAAAGACTTCATGAAGGCTCCTGTAACCCACGAAGGTTGGGCCTACACCGATCTCAATGGACAGAAGTTTCTCGGCACGGCGGTCGGCGAAGGAGATGTCAACCTTGCCCAATGTATCCAAGAGCTAAAAGACGCCGGATACAACGGATGGCTAAGCGTCGAGTACGAAGGCGAAGAAGACCCATTCCAAGCCGTCCCCCGCTCCATCGCAAATGCCCGCAAATTCCTCTGA